In the genome of Oxalobacter aliiformigenes, one region contains:
- the carB gene encoding carbamoyl-phosphate synthase large subunit, translating to MPKRTDIKSILIIGAGPIIIGQACEFDYSGAQACKALREEGYRVILVNSNPATIMTDPDMADVTFIEPITWKVVERIIEKEKPDAILPTMGGQTALNCALDLYRNGVLEKYGVELIGASPEAIDKAEDRSKFKEAMTKIGLSSARSGIAHSLDQAWDVQKRIGFPVIIRPSFTLGGTGGGIAYNEEEFDAICRRGLEASPTSELLIEESLIGWKEYEMEVVRDRADNCIIVCSIENLDPMGVHTGDSITVAPAQTLTDKEYQLMRNASIAILREIGVDTGGSNVQFAINPKDGRMIVIEMNPRVSRSSALASKATGFPIAKVAAKLAIGFTLDELRNEITGGATPASFEPSIDYVVTKVPRFTFEKFPSADPHLTTQMKSVGEVMAIGRTFQESFQKALRGLEVGVEGMNEKTTDHEVIKEELGEPGPERIWYVGDAFAQGFTLDEVHNLTHIDPWFLAQIKEIVDIELWLDRQKLEDLDKDTLFKLKQKGFSDKRLAWLLKTTDKVIRDKRHAWGIRPVYKRVDTCAAEFATNTAYMYSTYDEECEAEPTNKKKIMVLGGGPNRIGQGIEFDYCCVHAAMAMREDGYETIMVNCNPETVSTDYDISDRLYFEPLTLEDVLEIVDKEKPYGVIVQYGGQTPLKLALDLEANGVPIVGTSPDMIDAAEDRERFQKLLKELNLRQPPNRTARTEEEAMELAKEIGYPIVVRPSYVLGGRAMEIVHDQAGLDRYMREAVKVSNDSPVLLDRFLNDAIEVDVDCISDGKRVVIGGVMEHIEQAGVHSGDSACSLPPYSLSEETIEELKRQTTLMAKGLNVVGLMNVQFAIQHQEVDGKLQDVVFVLEVNPRASRTVPFVSKATGRQLAKIAARCMVGKSLDEQGIDKETVPPYFSVKEAVFPFVKFPGVDTILGPEMKSTGEVMGVGKSFGEAFVKSQMAAGVNLPRSGKVFLSVKDSDKPRAVKVAKDLVKLGFTIMATRGTANTIREAGIEVETVNKVAEGRPHIGDVIKNHEIVMVINTVEERRNAIFDSRIIRTSALAARINTITTIAGAEAAVQGIACMDNINVYDLQSLHRMLH from the coding sequence ATGCCAAAACGTACTGATATCAAAAGCATTCTTATTATTGGCGCCGGCCCCATTATCATTGGACAGGCTTGTGAATTCGATTATTCCGGTGCCCAGGCTTGCAAGGCTTTGAGGGAAGAGGGGTACAGGGTCATTCTGGTCAACAGCAATCCTGCAACCATTATGACTGATCCGGATATGGCGGATGTGACGTTCATCGAACCGATCACCTGGAAAGTGGTCGAAAGGATTATCGAGAAAGAAAAGCCCGATGCCATTTTGCCGACCATGGGTGGCCAGACAGCTCTGAATTGCGCACTTGATCTGTATCGTAATGGTGTTCTGGAGAAATATGGTGTTGAGCTGATCGGTGCTTCGCCGGAAGCGATCGACAAGGCGGAAGATCGTTCGAAATTCAAGGAAGCCATGACGAAAATCGGGCTTTCCTCGGCACGTTCCGGAATTGCGCATTCGCTGGATCAGGCTTGGGATGTCCAGAAAAGAATCGGGTTCCCGGTGATCATCCGGCCGTCTTTCACACTGGGTGGTACGGGAGGCGGCATTGCCTATAATGAAGAAGAATTCGATGCGATTTGTCGTCGTGGACTGGAGGCTTCTCCAACCAGTGAATTGCTGATCGAGGAATCATTGATCGGCTGGAAAGAGTATGAAATGGAAGTGGTTCGTGATCGTGCGGACAACTGTATTATCGTCTGTTCGATCGAAAATCTGGATCCGATGGGAGTACATACCGGTGATTCGATTACAGTGGCGCCGGCGCAAACACTGACCGACAAGGAGTATCAGCTGATGCGCAATGCCTCGATTGCCATTCTGCGTGAAATCGGGGTGGATACAGGTGGATCGAATGTCCAGTTCGCCATCAATCCGAAAGATGGACGCATGATCGTCATCGAGATGAATCCACGTGTTTCCCGTTCATCTGCGCTGGCATCGAAAGCAACCGGGTTCCCGATTGCCAAGGTGGCGGCCAAGCTGGCGATCGGTTTCACTCTGGACGAACTGAGAAATGAAATTACGGGTGGTGCGACACCGGCTTCTTTTGAACCTTCCATTGATTATGTCGTCACGAAAGTACCCCGTTTCACATTCGAGAAGTTCCCATCTGCCGATCCGCATCTGACGACGCAGATGAAATCGGTGGGTGAAGTGATGGCGATCGGCCGGACATTCCAGGAGTCGTTCCAGAAAGCCTTGCGCGGGCTTGAAGTCGGTGTGGAAGGCATGAATGAGAAAACGACCGATCACGAAGTCATCAAGGAAGAACTCGGCGAACCGGGCCCGGAACGTATCTGGTATGTCGGTGATGCATTCGCACAGGGTTTCACGCTGGACGAGGTACATAATCTGACGCATATCGATCCCTGGTTTCTGGCGCAGATCAAGGAAATCGTCGATATCGAATTATGGCTTGACCGGCAGAAACTGGAAGATCTTGACAAGGACACTCTTTTCAAACTCAAGCAAAAAGGGTTCTCCGACAAACGTCTGGCCTGGTTGCTGAAAACGACAGACAAGGTAATTCGTGACAAACGTCATGCCTGGGGTATCCGGCCGGTTTACAAACGGGTCGATACCTGTGCAGCGGAATTCGCCACGAATACGGCTTACATGTATTCCACATATGATGAAGAATGTGAAGCCGAGCCGACAAACAAGAAGAAGATTATGGTTCTGGGCGGTGGCCCGAACCGTATCGGTCAGGGAATCGAGTTCGATTACTGTTGCGTTCATGCTGCCATGGCGATGCGTGAAGACGGTTATGAAACCATCATGGTCAACTGCAACCCTGAAACCGTTTCTACGGATTATGACATTTCGGATCGGTTGTATTTCGAACCGTTAACGCTGGAAGATGTTCTGGAAATCGTCGACAAGGAAAAACCATATGGTGTGATTGTCCAGTATGGCGGTCAGACACCGCTGAAGCTGGCGCTTGATCTGGAAGCCAATGGTGTGCCGATTGTCGGTACGTCTCCGGATATGATCGATGCGGCGGAAGATCGCGAGCGTTTCCAGAAACTGCTGAAAGAACTGAATCTGCGGCAACCTCCTAACCGAACTGCGCGTACCGAAGAAGAAGCGATGGAACTGGCCAAGGAAATCGGCTATCCGATTGTCGTCCGTCCTTCCTATGTCTTGGGCGGCCGTGCCATGGAAATCGTCCACGATCAGGCTGGTCTGGACCGTTATATGCGTGAGGCCGTCAAGGTTTCCAACGACTCGCCCGTTTTGCTTGACCGTTTCCTGAACGATGCGATCGAAGTGGATGTGGATTGTATATCCGATGGAAAACGGGTCGTGATCGGCGGTGTCATGGAACATATCGAACAGGCAGGGGTTCATTCCGGTGATTCTGCCTGTTCCTTGCCGCCTTATTCATTGTCGGAAGAAACCATCGAGGAACTGAAACGTCAGACAACACTGATGGCAAAAGGCCTGAATGTCGTCGGTCTGATGAATGTCCAGTTCGCTATCCAGCATCAGGAAGTGGATGGCAAACTGCAGGATGTCGTGTTTGTGCTTGAGGTCAATCCACGGGCTTCCCGTACGGTTCCGTTTGTTTCTAAGGCGACCGGACGGCAACTGGCGAAGATTGCAGCCCGGTGCATGGTCGGTAAATCGCTGGATGAACAGGGTATCGACAAGGAAACCGTACCGCCTTATTTCAGTGTCAAGGAAGCTGTTTTTCCGTTTGTCAAATTCCCGGGTGTGGATACGATTCTTGGGCCGGAAATGAAATCGACCGGTGAGGTCATGGGAGTTGGAAAATCGTTCGGCGAGGCTTTTGTCAAGTCGCAAATGGCGGCGGGAGTGAACTTGCCGCGTTCAGGAAAGGTTTTCCTCTCGGTCAAGGACAGCGACAAACCAAGGGCCGTCAAGGTGGCGAAAGATCTTGTCAAACTCGGTTTTACGATTATGGCGACAAGAGGAACGGCCAATACGATTCGTGAAGCGGGTATTGAAGTTGAAACAGTGAACAAGGTTGCCGAAGGGAGACCACATATCGGTGACGTGATCAAAAATCATGAAATCGTGATGGTGATCAATACTGTGGAAGAAAGAAGGAACGCCATTTTCGATTCCCGCATCATACGGACATCGGCTCTGGCAGCCCGTATCAATACTATTACGACAATTGCGGGAGCGGAAGCAGCTGTTCAGGGGATCGCATGTATGGACAATATCAACGTCTATGATTTGCAGAGTCTGCACAGAATGCTTCACTG
- the carA gene encoding glutamine-hydrolyzing carbamoyl-phosphate synthase small subunit encodes MQFPFGQQVPAVLALADGTVFHGYSIGASGETSGEVVFNTSMTGYQEILTDPSYSGQIVTLTYPHIGNTGVNPEDVESRKIQAAGFIVKDVQPVISNFRATQSLPDYLKEQNIVAIAGIDTRKLTRILREKGAQSGAIVVGNDERKALELARGCQGLSGQDLAREVTTDSSYEWTEAGWELGSGYKQLGDYKYHVVAFDFGVKRNILRMLTDRGCKVTVLPAQSSAEDVLKLSPDGVFLSNGPGDPEPCTYAIDAARELIERGIPTFGICLGHQIMALAAGARTMKMKFGHHGANHPVQDLETGKVLITSQNHGFAVDASTLPSNCKVTHKSLFDGSLQGFARTDKPAFCFQGHPEASPGPGDVDYLFDRFVGLMEKAKKDK; translated from the coding sequence TTGCAATTCCCTTTCGGTCAACAAGTTCCAGCCGTTCTGGCGCTTGCAGACGGCACTGTTTTTCACGGCTATTCTATTGGCGCTTCAGGTGAGACTTCCGGCGAAGTTGTTTTCAACACTTCCATGACAGGTTATCAGGAGATTCTGACGGATCCCAGTTACAGCGGGCAGATCGTTACCCTGACTTATCCTCATATCGGCAATACAGGTGTCAATCCTGAAGATGTCGAGTCCAGAAAAATACAGGCAGCCGGTTTTATCGTCAAAGATGTCCAGCCCGTCATTTCCAATTTCCGTGCAACCCAGTCTCTTCCCGATTATCTGAAAGAACAGAATATTGTCGCGATTGCCGGTATCGATACCCGTAAACTGACTCGTATTCTTCGTGAAAAAGGGGCGCAGAGTGGCGCGATTGTCGTCGGGAACGATGAAAGGAAAGCACTTGAACTGGCACGTGGTTGTCAGGGGCTTTCCGGGCAGGATCTGGCCAGAGAGGTTACGACAGACAGTTCCTATGAGTGGACGGAAGCGGGCTGGGAGCTGGGTTCCGGTTACAAGCAGCTTGGCGACTACAAGTATCATGTCGTTGCATTCGATTTCGGTGTCAAGCGTAATATTTTGCGTATGCTGACTGATCGCGGGTGTAAAGTCACCGTACTTCCGGCACAATCTTCGGCTGAAGATGTACTGAAACTGTCACCGGATGGCGTTTTTCTTTCGAATGGCCCCGGCGATCCCGAACCGTGTACGTATGCAATTGATGCGGCTCGTGAATTGATCGAGCGTGGCATTCCGACTTTCGGGATTTGTCTCGGGCATCAGATCATGGCGTTGGCCGCCGGTGCAAGAACCATGAAAATGAAATTCGGCCATCATGGCGCCAATCATCCTGTACAGGATCTTGAAACGGGAAAAGTATTAATCACATCGCAAAACCATGGCTTTGCTGTCGATGCTTCTACATTGCCTTCCAATTGCAAGGTAACGCACAAGTCGCTTTTTGATGGTTCCCTGCAAGGATTTGCCCGAACCGATAAGCCCGCTTTCTGTTTCCAGGGGCATCCTGAAGCTTCGCCCGGCCCGGGAGATGTCGATTATCTGTTTGACAGATTTGTCGGACTGATGGAAAAAGCCAAAAAGGACAAGTAA
- a CDS encoding tryptophan--tRNA ligase yields MYPDRVVSGMRPTGALHLGHYHGAIKNWVRIQSEIESLFFVADWHALTTHYDEVETIEKNAWEMVIDWLAAGIDPEKATIFIQSRVLEHAELTLLMSMSTPLSWLERVPTYKDQIQKLAHKDLTTYGFLGYPLMMAADVLVYRANKVPVGEDQLPHMEIMRELARRFNYMYGREKGFDEKAQASAKKLGNKQARIFMELRTDYQEKGNTESLEKAKAMLDQAGSLSTSDRELLYGYLLGSRKQILAEPQALLTEASRLPGLDGAKMSKSYGNTIALRDDKETIARKIRTMQTDPARVKRTDPGDPEKCPVWLFHVVYSDDETKEWVQQGCRSAGIGCIQCKQPIIDAVIRELEPMQERAQQYVAKPALVREIVEYGCEKARKLAGETMRDVREAMGLGYSGK; encoded by the coding sequence ATGTATCCTGATCGTGTTGTTTCCGGCATGCGTCCGACCGGCGCATTGCATCTTGGCCATTATCATGGCGCCATCAAAAACTGGGTTCGTATCCAATCGGAAATCGAAAGCCTGTTTTTTGTCGCAGACTGGCATGCATTGACAACCCATTATGATGAAGTGGAAACCATCGAAAAGAATGCATGGGAAATGGTGATTGACTGGCTCGCAGCCGGTATTGATCCGGAAAAAGCGACGATTTTCATCCAGTCCAGGGTTCTTGAACATGCCGAACTGACGTTGCTGATGAGCATGTCGACTCCCCTATCATGGCTGGAGAGGGTGCCGACCTACAAGGATCAGATACAGAAGCTGGCACACAAGGATCTGACGACCTATGGTTTTCTGGGCTATCCTCTCATGATGGCGGCCGATGTGCTTGTTTATCGTGCCAATAAAGTTCCTGTCGGGGAGGATCAATTGCCGCACATGGAGATCATGCGGGAGCTGGCGCGACGTTTCAATTATATGTATGGTCGGGAAAAAGGCTTTGACGAGAAGGCTCAGGCGAGCGCGAAAAAACTCGGAAACAAACAGGCCAGGATTTTCATGGAATTGCGCACGGATTACCAGGAGAAAGGAAATACCGAATCGCTTGAGAAGGCAAAGGCCATGCTGGATCAGGCCGGCAGTCTGTCCACCAGTGACAGGGAGCTGCTGTACGGTTATCTGTTGGGAAGTCGCAAGCAGATTCTGGCGGAACCTCAAGCGTTGTTGACGGAAGCTTCCCGGTTGCCGGGGCTTGACGGCGCCAAGATGTCGAAAAGTTATGGCAATACGATTGCGTTGCGTGATGACAAGGAAACGATAGCCAGAAAAATCCGGACGATGCAGACCGATCCGGCACGTGTCAAGCGAACTGACCCGGGGGATCCCGAAAAATGTCCGGTCTGGCTTTTCCATGTTGTCTATTCCGATGATGAAACGAAAGAATGGGTGCAACAGGGGTGCCGTTCTGCCGGAATAGGCTGTATTCAGTGCAAGCAGCCGATTATCGATGCGGTCATTCGTGAACTGGAACCGATGCAGGAGAGAGCGCAACAGTATGTCGCCAAGCCGGCGCTTGTCAGGGAAATAGTCGAGTATGGCTGTGAAAAGGCGCGCAAGCTGGCTGGCGAAACCATGCGTGATGTCCGGGAAGCGATGGGGTTGGGATATTCCGGAAAATAA
- a CDS encoding site-2 protease family protein translates to MENIAETAIVWVIPVLLAITLHEAAHAFVARFLGDSTAYMQGRMTLNPFRHIDPLGTVVIPAMLFLVGSPFIFGYAKPVPVNFGQLRHPRRDSALVALAGPGSNLLMALLWSLFKVGLLLAHGQNGFLLQMADAGVMINLVLFAFNLFPLPPLDGGRIMTSLLPVNMAYKFAQIERYGFFIVLGLVYLGLTNYWMRPVMYLGRWIVNLFLYPLLYFLSL, encoded by the coding sequence ATGGAAAATATTGCTGAAACGGCCATAGTCTGGGTTATTCCCGTGTTGCTTGCCATCACCCTGCATGAGGCGGCACATGCCTTTGTCGCGCGCTTTCTCGGTGATTCAACCGCTTATATGCAAGGAAGAATGACACTGAATCCGTTCAGGCATATCGATCCACTCGGAACTGTTGTGATTCCTGCCATGCTTTTTCTTGTGGGCAGCCCTTTTATTTTCGGTTATGCCAAGCCGGTTCCCGTCAATTTCGGGCAGTTGCGTCATCCCAGAAGAGATTCCGCACTGGTGGCCCTGGCGGGACCAGGTTCGAATCTTCTTATGGCTTTGCTGTGGAGTCTGTTCAAAGTCGGTTTGTTGCTGGCGCATGGTCAGAACGGGTTTCTTCTTCAGATGGCCGATGCCGGTGTCATGATCAATCTGGTCCTTTTCGCTTTCAATCTTTTCCCATTGCCACCGCTGGATGGAGGACGCATAATGACAAGTCTGTTGCCGGTGAATATGGCGTACAAGTTTGCCCAGATCGAGCGGTACGGCTTTTTCATCGTGCTGGGACTGGTTTATCTCGGGCTGACGAATTACTGGATGCGTCCGGTGATGTATCTGGGGCGCTGGATCGTCAACCTGTTTCTTTATCCATTGTTATATTTTTTGTCTTTGTGA
- a CDS encoding L-threonylcarbamoyladenylate synthase — MTSFYLEIHPVNPQTRLIRKAADIVRDGGVIVIPTDSSYALVCRLDDKAAVDRIRQIRQIDERHLLTLLCRDLSEVGSYARVDNSAYRLLKTATPGAFTFILQATKEVPRRLSHPSRKTIGLRVPDNRIDQALLKELGEPLICTTVILPGDEDPMTEGYVIQERLEKLVDAVVDGGACGLLPTTVVDLTGKEPLLVRSGRGEPALIGL; from the coding sequence ATGACGAGTTTTTATCTGGAAATACATCCTGTCAATCCTCAAACCCGCCTGATCAGGAAGGCTGCCGATATTGTGCGTGATGGAGGAGTGATCGTTATACCGACCGATTCCAGTTATGCGCTGGTATGCCGTCTGGATGACAAGGCAGCCGTTGACAGGATACGGCAGATCCGCCAGATTGACGAACGGCATTTACTGACGTTGTTGTGCCGTGATTTGAGTGAAGTGGGTTCCTATGCCAGAGTGGACAATTCCGCTTATCGCCTTCTCAAAACGGCGACACCGGGGGCCTTTACTTTTATCTTGCAAGCAACCAAGGAGGTACCGCGCCGTTTGTCGCATCCGTCTCGCAAGACAATCGGTTTGCGTGTGCCGGACAACCGTATCGATCAGGCCTTGCTGAAAGAGCTTGGAGAACCTCTGATCTGTACAACGGTTATTCTTCCGGGCGATGAAGATCCCATGACGGAAGGGTATGTCATTCAGGAAAGACTGGAAAAACTGGTTGACGCTGTTGTTGATGGTGGAGCCTGTGGCCTGTTGCCCACGACGGTCGTTGATCTGACCGGCAAGGAACCTTTGCTAGTGCGTAGTGGACGGGGAGAGCCTGCCCTGATAGGGTTGTAA
- the htpX gene encoding protease HtpX, with amino-acid sequence MKRIFLFIVTNLAVVLVMSIVLSLLGVNRYLYRSGLDLGSLLVFSLVVGFTGSIISLLMSKRMAKWSTGAYVIDSHSNATEQWLLNTVQKLSMEAGIRMPEVAVYEGEPNAFATGAFKNSALVAVSTGLLQSMNHEEVEAVLGHEIAHVANGDMVTLTLIQGVVNTFVIFLARVVGFVVDNVLSRNSENGRSGVGYFFTVFVCEILFGVLASMIVAWFSRYREFRADAGSARLLGSSRPMIHALQRLGHMESGDLPKNMTAMGISSRSGFMSLFATHPPIEKRIEALQTGRI; translated from the coding sequence ATGAAAAGAATTTTTCTTTTTATTGTGACCAATCTGGCAGTCGTTCTGGTTATGTCGATCGTTCTGTCGCTTCTGGGGGTCAATCGCTATTTGTATCGCAGTGGACTGGATCTGGGCAGTTTGCTTGTATTTTCTCTGGTTGTCGGTTTTACCGGCTCCATTATTTCGTTACTGATGAGCAAAAGGATGGCCAAATGGTCAACGGGAGCATATGTAATCGATTCACATTCCAATGCAACGGAACAATGGTTGTTAAATACCGTTCAGAAACTGTCAATGGAAGCCGGAATCAGGATGCCGGAAGTCGCTGTGTACGAAGGGGAACCGAATGCTTTTGCGACCGGTGCTTTCAAAAATTCGGCGCTGGTCGCTGTTTCGACCGGTTTGCTTCAAAGCATGAATCATGAGGAAGTGGAAGCAGTACTCGGTCACGAAATCGCCCATGTCGCCAATGGAGATATGGTGACCTTGACCCTGATTCAGGGAGTGGTCAATACATTTGTGATTTTCCTCGCGCGTGTAGTCGGTTTTGTGGTGGATAATGTGCTGTCGAGAAATTCCGAAAATGGAAGAAGTGGTGTCGGTTATTTCTTTACGGTATTTGTTTGCGAGATATTGTTTGGCGTTCTGGCTTCCATGATTGTTGCGTGGTTTTCCCGTTATCGGGAATTCAGGGCAGATGCCGGTTCGGCCAGATTGTTGGGAAGCAGCAGGCCTATGATCCATGCTCTCCAGCGGCTCGGACATATGGAATCCGGTGACTTGCCGAAAAACATGACGGCAATGGGTATCAGCAGCCGCAGTGGTTTCATGTCGCTGTTTGCGACGCATCCTCCTATCGAAAAAAGGATTGAGGCGCTACAGACCGGTCGTATCTGA
- a CDS encoding 3',5'-nucleoside bisphosphate phosphatase, whose protein sequence is MLNIDLHSHSRVSDGVLGPADLVRRACDNGVKVLALTDHDEVAGVTEAKRTASEMGIELVSGVEISITWAGTSIHIVGLHVDEKDPVLVDMLRRNRMGRMERAQRMGERFAELGVEGAYEGALKYVTNPNLISRKHFARFLVETGVCPTISNAFDRYLKDGGPAYIRHQWATLTEAVQWILDAGGMAVVAHPGRYKIKDVALYAFLDEFKQLGGKGIEVVTGSHTPDQYLYFARLANRYGFLASVGSDFHAPGESPVDVGCLPDFPCPVEPVWKDWR, encoded by the coding sequence ATGTTGAATATTGATCTGCACTCGCATTCACGTGTTTCGGATGGTGTTCTTGGCCCGGCCGATCTGGTCAGACGTGCCTGTGACAATGGTGTTAAGGTACTGGCTCTGACAGATCACGATGAAGTGGCTGGTGTGACGGAAGCGAAAAGGACAGCCAGCGAAATGGGGATTGAACTGGTTTCCGGTGTGGAAATTTCGATTACCTGGGCGGGGACATCCATCCATATTGTCGGTTTGCATGTTGACGAAAAAGATCCGGTACTGGTCGACATGCTTCGCAGAAACCGTATGGGGCGTATGGAACGGGCACAGAGAATGGGAGAACGGTTTGCCGAACTGGGTGTCGAAGGCGCTTATGAGGGCGCCCTGAAGTATGTGACCAATCCGAACCTGATTTCCAGAAAGCATTTTGCCCGTTTTCTGGTAGAAACCGGTGTCTGCCCGACGATTTCGAATGCTTTCGACCGTTACCTGAAGGATGGAGGTCCTGCCTATATCCGCCACCAATGGGCGACTTTGACGGAAGCGGTCCAGTGGATTCTGGATGCGGGAGGAATGGCTGTCGTCGCCCATCCGGGCCGATACAAAATCAAGGATGTGGCGTTATACGCGTTTCTGGATGAATTCAAGCAGCTGGGAGGAAAAGGTATCGAGGTCGTAACGGGCAGTCATACTCCTGATCAGTATCTGTATTTTGCCAGACTGGCCAATCGTTACGGATTTCTGGCGTCGGTCGGTTCCGATTTTCATGCACCGGGAGAATCTCCTGTTGACGTCGGTTGTCTTCCCGATTTTCCCTGTCCTGTCGAACCGGTCTGGAAAGACTGGCGTTGA
- a CDS encoding alpha/beta fold hydrolase, with translation MKVSRTEFVDAYDMRLCVRHWGDESAPKLFMIHGWMDISASFQFVVDAFKRDWHVIAPDMRGFGHSGWAKGGYWFPDYLADLEALLDHYSPNEPVRLIGHSLGGNITSVYSGIRPSRVAQLVSLEGYGIVENRPDMAPGRLERWLDSRKKPERLRPYPDKEAVIARLQKNNPRLTYERAFFLADYWTEVNDKGERIVMADPRHKTLPVLSRLDEILACWSRIEAKVLFIEGQHSLLGIRMKDQARAQEEIRRRASYIRDVRIALVEGAGHMLQHDQPEAVAKLIEDFLG, from the coding sequence ATGAAAGTTTCACGAACAGAATTTGTTGATGCTTATGACATGCGTTTGTGTGTCCGTCACTGGGGCGATGAAAGTGCGCCGAAGCTGTTTATGATACATGGCTGGATGGATATATCCGCTTCGTTTCAGTTTGTCGTGGATGCATTCAAACGTGACTGGCATGTGATTGCGCCGGATATGCGCGGTTTTGGCCATTCCGGCTGGGCAAAAGGAGGGTACTGGTTTCCGGATTATCTGGCGGATCTGGAGGCCCTGCTGGATCATTATTCTCCCAATGAACCTGTCCGGTTGATCGGTCACAGCCTGGGAGGGAATATCACCAGTGTTTACTCGGGAATCAGACCTTCGCGGGTGGCGCAGCTGGTCAGTCTGGAAGGTTACGGTATTGTCGAGAACCGTCCTGATATGGCACCCGGAAGACTGGAACGCTGGCTGGATTCCCGGAAGAAACCGGAAAGATTGCGACCTTATCCGGACAAGGAAGCCGTTATCGCCCGATTGCAGAAAAACAATCCCAGACTGACGTATGAAAGAGCTTTTTTTCTGGCGGATTACTGGACGGAGGTGAACGATAAGGGAGAGCGCATCGTGATGGCTGATCCAAGGCACAAGACACTTCCTGTCTTGTCCAGGCTGGATGAAATTCTGGCATGCTGGAGCCGGATAGAAGCGAAAGTGCTTTTTATCGAGGGGCAGCATTCCCTTCTGGGTATCCGCATGAAAGACCAGGCCAGGGCCCAGGAAGAGATCCGGCGTCGTGCCTCATACATCCGGGATGTCCGTATTGCGTTGGTGGAAGGTGCCGGTCATATGTTACAGCATGATCAGCCGGAAGCCGTTGCGAAACTGATCGAGGATTTTCTGGGTTGA
- a CDS encoding gamma carbonic anhydrase family protein, which produces MPIYRLGNRTPKIHPSAFIADNATIIGDVVIKAHASVWFNVVIRADNDRITIGENSNIQDGSVLHADPGYPVTVGKNVTVGHMAMLHGCTIGDGTMIGIRATVLNGSVIAENSLVGAGTLIAENKNFKPGVVLLGVPARIARTMDEKTAARMPRAASHYVWNKQRFEDTLVGIDRPEAGNSPDKEKSTDANL; this is translated from the coding sequence ATGCCCATTTATCGTTTAGGAAACCGTACACCGAAAATTCATCCCTCCGCTTTCATTGCGGACAATGCCACAATTATCGGAGATGTCGTCATTAAAGCCCATGCATCCGTCTGGTTCAATGTCGTTATCCGTGCCGACAATGACCGGATCACCATCGGTGAAAACAGCAATATTCAGGATGGTTCCGTCCTTCACGCCGATCCCGGTTATCCTGTGACCGTCGGAAAAAACGTCACTGTCGGACATATGGCCATGCTGCATGGCTGCACTATCGGAGACGGAACCATGATCGGCATCCGGGCAACCGTTCTGAACGGATCGGTCATTGCAGAAAACAGTCTTGTCGGTGCCGGTACACTGATAGCCGAAAACAAAAACTTCAAACCCGGTGTCGTACTGCTCGGTGTACCGGCACGGATCGCCAGAACCATGGATGAAAAAACAGCCGCCAGAATGCCGCGAGCGGCCAGTCACTATGTCTGGAACAAACAACGGTTTGAAGACACACTTGTCGGGATTGATCGACCGGAAGCCGGGAATTCGCCAGACAAGGAAAAATCAACAGATGCAAATCTTTAA